A stretch of Lathyrus oleraceus cultivar Zhongwan6 chromosome 6, CAAS_Psat_ZW6_1.0, whole genome shotgun sequence DNA encodes these proteins:
- the LOC127093800 gene encoding uncharacterized protein LOC127093800, giving the protein MLVRELIVNTPTECDENKSKEFRKVFVRGKCVEFSPNVNNRYVGRFEDEQPEIEVTDNQVCKEITAKQVIQWPRKGKLPTGKLSVKYAILHRLGVANWVPTNHTSTIAIGLGKFIYVVGTKTNFDFGNYVFEQTLKHAGTCVMKMAIAFTSLICGIILSQHPSILNSVDVASKRESPLSLHYRLFVGIHVLDIVLTSSKESSSSTSKVGLVAKLKDICKALDDTIKTFTKRNIKLERLVKYLAEESPDENVAGDVEEGDKEEEDIVVGATFADESYVSADI; this is encoded by the coding sequence ATGCTAGTGAGGGAGCTTATTGTAAACACCCCTACTGAGTGTGATGAAAATAAAAGCAAGGAATTTAGAAAAGTTTTTGTGAGAGGAAAATGTGTGGAATTTTCACCTAATGTGAATAATAGGTACGTGGGCAGATTTGAAGATGAACAACCTGAGATAGAGGTGACTGACAACCAGGTTTGCAAAGAAATTACTGCAAAACAAGTTATACAATGGCCTAGAAAAGGAAAGCTGCCAACTGGAAAGTTAAGTGTAAAGTATGCAATCCTTCATAGGCTTGGTGTTGCTAACTGGGTTCCTACAAACCATACATCAACCATTGCCATTGGATTAGGGAAGTTCATCTATGTAGTTGGTACTAAGACCAACTTTGATTTTGGAAATTATGTTTTTGAACAAACATTGAAGCATGCTGGTACTTGTGTAATGAAGATGGCCATTGCATTTACTTCACTTATATGTGGAATCATTCTAAGTCAACACCCAAGTATCCTGAATAGTGTTGATGTTGCTAGCAAGAGGGAATCTCCTCTTTCTCTTCACTACAGGTTGTTTGTAGGGATACACGTCCTAGATATTGTCTTGACATCTAGCAAAGAGTCTTCCAGTTCAACCTCTAAGGTTGGTCTGGTTGCTAAATTAAAGGACATCTGCAAAGCTTTGGATGATACTATCAAGACCTTCACTAAAAGGAATATCAAGCTTGAAAGATTGGTCAAATATTTGGCTGAAGAGAGCCCCGATGAGAACGTGGCTGGTGATGTTGAAGAAGGAGATAAGGAAGAAGAGGATATTGTTGTTGGTGCTACCTTTGCAGATGAATCATATGTTTCTGCTGACATCTGA
- the LOC127093801 gene encoding uncharacterized protein LOC127093801, translating into MAPKTLTFAYERLKKIVSKEVIRGVPKLKIKEGKIYVESLGGKRYAYVVVDDFSRFTWVNFIKEKSDVFEVFKDSCKRLQREKQNEIVRIISDHGKEFENRKFAEFCSFEIIGHEFSSPITPQQNGVIELKNRTLQESARVMLHVKRLPYHFWDEAMNIACYIHNRVTLRTGTESEVNQANKGPSIIIQKDRPKELIIGNLNEGITTRSREVVSNSCFVSKFEPKNVKEALIDKLWINDMQEELGQFKRNVVWDLVHRPEGTNVIGTKWVYNNKSDEKCYRL; encoded by the exons ATGGCACCAAAAACTTTGACATTTGCATATGAAAGGCTAAAGAAGATTGTGTCTAAAGAAGTTATCAGAGGTGTTCCTAAGCTCAAGATTAAGGAAGGAAAAATCTATG TTGAGAGccttggtgggaaaaggtatgcctatgttgttgttgatgatttttcaaGATTCACTTGGGTGAACTTCATCAAGGAAAAATCAGATGTCTTTGAGGTTTTCAAAGATTCGTGTAAAAGGCTTCAAAGAGAGAAGCAAAATGAAATTGTCAGGATTATAAGTGACCATGgcaaggaatttgaaaatagaaaatttgctgaattttgctCCTTTGAAATTATTGGccatgagttctcttctcccatcacccctcaacaaaatggagttatTGAGCTCAAGAATAGGACTCTACAAGAATCAGCTAGAGTCATGCTTCATGTTAAGCGTCTAccctaccatttttgggatgAAGCAATGAATATTGCTTGCTATATTCATAATAGGGTCACTCTGAGAACTG GTACTGAATCAGAGGTCAATCAAGCCAACAAAGGTCCTTCTATCATAATCCAGAAAGATCGCCCTAAGGAGCTCATTATAGGGAATCTTAATGAGGGAATAACCACTAGATCGAGAGAGGTTGTATCCAATTCTTGCTTTGTCTCTAAGTTTGAGCCCAAGAATGTGAAGGAGGCTTTAATTGATAAATTATGGATCAATGatatgcaagaagagttaggtcaattcaagaggaatgtCGTATGGGACTTGGTTCATAGGCCTGAAGGAACAAATGTCATTGGCACAAAATGGGTCTATAataataaatctgatgaaaagTGTTACAGGCTTTAG